A window of the Henckelia pumila isolate YLH828 chromosome 3, ASM3356847v2, whole genome shotgun sequence genome harbors these coding sequences:
- the LOC140888127 gene encoding aluminum-activated malate transporter 8-like encodes MPENVKSKVVETAKFAKTIGEDDPRRVVHSVKVGLALTLVSFLYYFRPLYAGFGQAGMWAILTVVLVFEFTVGGTLSKSLNRGCATLLAGALGIGAQYLANLFGDKGEPTALGLMVFILATAATFTRFFPNVKRRYDYGVLIFIITFTLVAISGFRVSEILELAHQRLSTILIGGATCILISIFVCPVWAGQDLHNLVAANIGKIAIFLEGFGGEFTSFPANEEEKSMTIDNDKSYLLAYKSVLNSKTTEETLANLAWWEPCHGQFMFRHPWGMYLKTGALATECAHHIKIIHKYAHSKPQVTSEFIKKIQEPCRIISSESGQALKQLSSSMKNMTFPLRETENHVKNSNAAANDLKIILEKPYLPQQDHFQEIIQLLFVASVLIDIAKSVENISASVNELSQKAGFRQQDPKAEKQQQQQQQQQQLLHRGIVQPVNDFDGSDVVIDVCKLAGGQETLAQAMEREKLETRS; translated from the exons ATGCCCGAAAATGTAAAGTCTAAAGTTGTGGAAACCGCGAAATTCGCCAAAACGATCGGAGAAGACGATCCAAGAAGAGTAGTACACTCGGTTAAAGTCGGGTTAGCCCTCACGCTAGTGTCGTTCTTGTACTATTTCAGGCCGCTTTACGCCGGTTTCGGGCAGGCCGGAATGTGGGCTATCTTGACCGTTGTTCTTGTGTTTGAATTCACAGTTG gtGGGACTCTATCAAAAAGCTTGAATAGAGGTTGTGCAACATTGTTAGCTGGTGCATTAGGGATTGGCGCCCAGTACTTGGCCAATCTTTTTGGAGATAAAGGAGAGCCTACTGCCCTTGGACTCATGGTGTTCATTTTAG CTACGGCGGCTACGTTTACCCGATTTTTTCCGAACGTGAAGAGGAGATACGATTATGGAGTCCTGATATTTATCATCACTTTCACCTTGGTAGCTATTTCGGGTTTTCGGGTCAGTGAAATCTTGGAATTGGCCCATCAGAGGCTTTCTACCATTCTCATTGGCGGGGCAACTTGTATCCTAATATCCATATTCGTTTGCCCGGTTTGGGCGGGTCAAGATTTGCATAATCTGGTTGCTGCTAATATAGGCAAGATTGCAATCTTTTTAGAAG GTTTTGGAGGAGAATTTACGAGTTTTCCAGCGAATGAAGAAGAAAAGTCGATGACCATAGACAATGACAAGTCATACCTGCTGGCCTACAAAAGTGTTCTCAATTCAAAAACAACTGAGGAAACTTTG GCAAATTTGGCTTGGTGGGAACCTTGTCACGGTCAATTCATGTTCCGCCATCCATGGGGGATGTACTTGAAGACTGGGGCCTTGGCTACCGAATGTGCCCACCACATCAAAATTATTCACAAATATGCTCACTCGAAACCTCAG GTAACATCAGAATTCATCAAGAAAATCCAAGAACCATGCAGAATAATCAGCTCAGAATCCGGCCAGGCCCTCAAACAGCTCTCCTCTTCAATGAAAAACATGACGTTCCCGTTACGGGAGACCGAAAACCACGTAAAGAATTCCAACGCCGCCGCAAATGACCTGAAAATCATCCTGGAAAAACCCTACTTACCCCAACAAGACCATTTCCAGGAAATAATTCAACTACTTTTCGTCGCGTCGGTGCTAATCGACATCGCTAAATCCGTGGAAAATATTTCGGCTTCAGTTAATGAACTTTCACAAAAGGCCGGATTCAGACAACAGGATCCGAAAGCcgaaaaacaacaacaacagcaacaacaacaacaacaacttcTGCATCGAGGAATCGTGCAGCCGGTTAATGATTTCGACGGATCCGATGTGGTGATTGATGTTTGCAAACTTGCTGGAGGGCAGGAAACCCTGGCTCAGGCAATGGAGAGGGAGAAATTGGAGACGAGATCATGA